From a region of the Laspinema palackyanum D2c genome:
- the feoB gene encoding Fe(2+) transporter permease subunit FeoB produces MKYPIIGLLGNPNCGKTCLFNALTGSNQRVGNWPGVTVDRKDGTYRDGNREITVVDLPGVYCLDAEDDETGLDELVARDYLLSGEATAIVNIVDASNLERNLYLTTQLIEMRLPMVIALNMMDVAKERGMNIDPVLLSERLGCPVIPIVATKKEGLSALGDAIAQQVDRPTLPQAYVPYPAILEQAFLDIETAIADRKITVAPRWAALKLLEYDDRGASVSTDTELDRIIVTYRRKIHQVLEEDLDIIIADSRYSYIHQITQGVTERQGEVSASMTEKLDRIVLDRWLGIPIFLGVMYLMFLFTINISSAFIDFFEILTGAIFVDGLGRFLANIGTPGWLVALLADGAGGGIQTVSTFIPVIGFLFLFLSVLEDSGYMARAAFVMDRFMRFVGLPGKSFVPMLVGFGCNVPGIMSSRTLENPRDRLLTIAMNPFMSCGARLPVYALFAAAFFPVAGQNIVFGLYIIGVLAAVVTGLVLKQTLLQGKPSTFVMELPPYHLPSLRGVAIHTWDRLQGFILKAGQIIIIMVMVLGLLNSVGVDGSFGNQDSDRSILSVTSQAITPVLSPMGIQRENWPATVGIFTGVFAKEALVGTLDSLYSNMARQRATGQDEATAEEFDFWGQVQEAFASIPANLAKVPAALLDPLGLNIQDSLDREERGAQTGIVAGTFGEMNARFQGQASAFAYLLFVLLYSPCVSAIAAIHRETSLRWTLFVAFWCTGLAYGSAVMFYQVATFSQHAIASLLWIVGVVLFAVASVVLMKLSRPVVPVKG; encoded by the coding sequence ATGAAGTACCCCATTATTGGCCTGTTAGGGAACCCGAACTGCGGAAAAACTTGTCTGTTCAATGCTTTGACCGGATCCAACCAGCGCGTCGGCAACTGGCCGGGAGTCACGGTGGATCGCAAAGATGGCACTTATCGCGACGGGAATCGTGAGATTACCGTGGTGGATCTGCCTGGGGTATATTGCCTAGATGCGGAAGATGATGAAACGGGACTGGATGAACTGGTGGCCCGGGATTATCTGTTGTCCGGGGAAGCGACGGCGATCGTTAATATTGTAGATGCCTCGAATTTAGAGCGAAATTTGTATCTGACAACGCAATTAATCGAGATGCGTCTGCCGATGGTGATCGCCTTGAATATGATGGATGTGGCAAAAGAACGGGGGATGAATATTGATCCCGTGCTCTTGTCAGAACGCTTAGGCTGTCCGGTGATACCGATTGTCGCGACCAAAAAGGAAGGGTTGAGTGCCTTGGGGGATGCGATCGCCCAACAAGTAGACCGTCCCACCCTGCCTCAAGCTTACGTCCCCTATCCAGCGATTCTGGAACAAGCCTTTTTAGACATTGAAACCGCGATCGCCGACCGGAAAATCACCGTTGCACCGCGATGGGCCGCCCTCAAACTGTTGGAATACGACGATCGCGGCGCATCGGTTTCCACGGATACCGAACTGGACCGGATCATTGTCACCTACCGGCGCAAAATTCATCAGGTTCTGGAGGAAGACCTGGATATTATTATTGCTGACAGTCGGTATAGTTACATTCACCAAATTACCCAAGGAGTCACCGAACGCCAGGGAGAAGTGAGTGCAAGTATGACCGAAAAACTTGATCGCATTGTCCTGGATCGCTGGTTAGGGATTCCCATCTTTTTAGGGGTGATGTATCTGATGTTTTTGTTTACCATCAACATCAGCAGCGCCTTTATTGACTTTTTTGAGATTCTCACTGGGGCTATCTTTGTGGACGGATTGGGCCGATTCCTAGCCAATATTGGTACTCCAGGATGGTTGGTGGCCCTGCTGGCCGATGGCGCAGGAGGCGGGATTCAAACGGTTTCCACCTTTATTCCCGTGATTGGATTCTTGTTTTTGTTCCTGTCGGTTTTGGAAGATTCTGGATATATGGCCCGGGCCGCCTTTGTTATGGATCGGTTCATGCGATTTGTGGGACTGCCAGGGAAATCCTTTGTGCCGATGTTGGTGGGATTTGGCTGTAATGTGCCGGGGATCATGTCCAGTCGCACCTTGGAAAATCCGCGCGATCGCCTCCTCACCATCGCCATGAATCCCTTTATGTCCTGTGGGGCTAGATTACCTGTGTATGCCTTATTTGCCGCTGCCTTTTTCCCCGTCGCCGGTCAAAATATTGTCTTCGGATTATATATTATTGGCGTACTCGCTGCGGTGGTGACGGGGTTAGTGTTGAAGCAGACCCTGTTGCAGGGAAAACCCTCCACCTTTGTTATGGAACTCCCTCCCTATCACCTGCCCAGCTTGCGCGGGGTGGCGATTCATACCTGGGACCGCCTCCAAGGGTTTATCTTGAAAGCGGGTCAAATTATCATCATTATGGTGATGGTTCTGGGGTTGTTAAATTCCGTGGGGGTTGACGGGTCATTTGGGAACCAAGACAGCGATCGCTCAATTTTGAGTGTCACCAGTCAAGCGATTACCCCAGTCCTCTCCCCGATGGGAATCCAGCGCGAAAACTGGCCCGCTACCGTGGGGATTTTTACCGGGGTTTTTGCGAAAGAGGCGTTAGTGGGGACTTTGGATTCTTTGTATAGTAACATGGCGCGACAACGGGCGACTGGGCAGGATGAAGCAACGGCAGAGGAATTTGACTTTTGGGGACAAGTCCAAGAAGCATTTGCCTCAATTCCGGCCAATTTAGCCAAAGTTCCGGCAGCGTTGCTTGATCCCCTCGGTTTAAATATCCAAGACTCCTTGGACCGTGAGGAGAGGGGCGCACAAACGGGAATTGTCGCGGGTACGTTTGGGGAAATGAACGCGCGTTTTCAGGGCCAAGCCAGTGCTTTTGCTTATCTGTTGTTCGTTCTTTTATATTCTCCCTGTGTTTCTGCCATTGCGGCGATTCATCGCGAAACCAGTCTGCGATGGACCTTGTTTGTGGCCTTCTGGTGCACTGGGTTGGCTTATGGTAGTGCGGTGATGTTCTATCAAGTGGCAACATTCTCACAACACGCGATCGCCTCCCTCTTGTGGATTGTGGGGGTGGTGCTATTTGCTGTTGCCAGTGTTGTCTTGATGAAACTCTCTCGACCCGTTGTGCCGGTTAAGGGATGA
- a CDS encoding alpha/beta fold hydrolase produces the protein MTALEANWEHHYIETNRIRLHCVSQGEGELVLLLHGFPEFWYSWRYQIPALSRYFKVVVPDLRGYNDSDKPDSGYDLDTLSADIKGLIESLGYVKAHIVGHDWGGAIAWHLAERFPNCLDRLAILNAPHPQQWLQAMGSNVDQLRRSWYVLAFQVPGVPEWLIQQNLKDFVKKVFQEQAIRKGAFTSELTKIYQEALEKPGVLSSAINYYRQLMSPLNWVQNLGRSPHYVTAPTLVLWGEEDSFLSNKLTDGFDRLIKAPFQLKLVPHCGHWIQQEVPHLVNRELLSFLRATSHRGRLIKKGEE, from the coding sequence ATGACTGCCCTAGAAGCTAATTGGGAACATCATTATATTGAAACGAACCGGATCCGCTTGCACTGTGTCTCTCAAGGAGAAGGAGAACTCGTTCTCCTGTTGCACGGATTTCCGGAGTTTTGGTATTCCTGGCGCTATCAAATCCCAGCGCTTTCTCGATATTTTAAAGTAGTCGTCCCGGATCTGCGCGGCTATAACGATTCGGATAAGCCAGACAGTGGCTACGATCTGGATACGTTAAGTGCAGATATCAAAGGTTTAATTGAAAGTTTAGGATATGTCAAGGCCCATATCGTGGGTCATGATTGGGGAGGGGCGATCGCCTGGCATCTGGCTGAACGTTTTCCCAATTGCTTGGATCGCTTGGCAATTTTGAATGCACCCCACCCCCAACAATGGTTACAGGCAATGGGGAGCAACGTAGATCAACTACGCCGCAGTTGGTATGTCCTGGCATTTCAGGTTCCAGGAGTCCCGGAGTGGCTGATCCAGCAGAACTTAAAGGATTTTGTTAAAAAGGTATTCCAGGAACAAGCAATCCGCAAAGGGGCGTTTACATCGGAACTGACTAAGATTTATCAGGAAGCATTAGAAAAACCTGGAGTCCTCTCTTCGGCGATTAATTATTATCGACAACTGATGTCTCCCTTGAATTGGGTCCAGAATTTGGGGCGATCGCCTCATTATGTCACCGCACCCACCCTGGTATTGTGGGGGGAAGAAGATTCGTTTTTGAGCAATAAGTTAACCGATGGATTCGATCGGTTAATTAAAGCGCCGTTTCAACTCAAGTTAGTTCCCCACTGCGGTCACTGGATCCAGCAGGAAGTCCCCCATCTCGTGAATCGAGAATTGCTCTCCTTCTTGCGCGCAACATCCCATCGGGGACGGTTGATTAAGAAGGGGGAAGAATGA
- a CDS encoding DUF2839 domain-containing protein — translation MGEAKRRKSTLGDQYGKEPRIVPWLPITKSQSEQFVKWTVQGSWLGIGFLIVAWLTVRFIGPAMGWWEVN, via the coding sequence ATGGGTGAAGCAAAACGTCGCAAGTCAACGCTCGGAGATCAGTATGGCAAAGAGCCCAGAATCGTGCCTTGGTTGCCGATTACTAAAAGTCAATCAGAACAGTTTGTGAAGTGGACCGTCCAAGGAAGTTGGCTAGGGATTGGGTTTTTGATTGTAGCTTGGTTAACCGTTCGCTTCATTGGCCCTGCAATGGGTTGGTGGGAAGTGAACTAA
- a CDS encoding creatininase family protein, giving the protein MHSFIPPERFFPYLSWTDIAAMPDKGNVVIIQPLGAIEQHGPHLPVIVDSAISMAVLGKALEQLSPEIPAYALPPLYYGKSNEHGNFPGTISLSIQTLLSTLMEIGESLYRAGFRKLVFMNSHGGQPQVVEIAAQDLTAKYPDLMVFPLFTWRVPNESKALISEKERRLGMHAGDAETSLMLAVLPDWVKMEKAVEEYPPERPEGSLLGTKGPLTFAWLTHHISNSGVVGDGTAATKEKGDRIWESLAQGWVRVIQEVYEFRSPGGLHSNCG; this is encoded by the coding sequence ATGCACAGTTTCATCCCACCTGAGCGTTTTTTTCCCTATCTGAGTTGGACGGATATCGCGGCGATGCCCGATAAAGGGAATGTTGTAATCATTCAACCCTTGGGGGCGATCGAACAACATGGTCCTCATTTGCCTGTGATTGTCGATAGTGCGATTAGTATGGCGGTTTTAGGAAAAGCTTTAGAACAATTAAGTCCTGAGATTCCAGCCTATGCTTTGCCGCCTTTATATTATGGAAAATCTAATGAGCATGGGAATTTTCCGGGGACGATTAGCTTAAGTATTCAGACCCTTTTATCGACCTTAATGGAGATTGGGGAGAGCCTTTATCGGGCAGGATTTAGAAAATTAGTTTTCATGAATTCTCATGGCGGTCAACCGCAAGTGGTGGAAATCGCGGCTCAGGATTTAACGGCAAAGTATCCAGATTTGATGGTCTTTCCACTATTTACTTGGCGAGTTCCCAATGAAAGTAAAGCGCTCATTTCGGAAAAAGAGCGGAGGTTGGGAATGCACGCGGGGGATGCAGAAACGAGCTTAATGTTAGCAGTTTTGCCCGACTGGGTGAAGATGGAAAAAGCCGTGGAGGAATATCCCCCGGAACGTCCAGAAGGGAGTTTGTTAGGAACTAAAGGACCATTAACTTTTGCCTGGTTAACCCATCATATTAGTAACAGTGGGGTGGTCGGGGATGGGACTGCGGCGACGAAAGAGAAGGGCGATCGCATTTGGGAATCCTTAGCCCAGGGTTGGGTGCGCGTGATTCAAGAGGTGTATGAATTTCGCTCTCCAGGAGGGCTTCATTCTAACTGTGGGTGA
- a CDS encoding GNAT family N-acetyltransferase has translation MNPQYKQFQIRSWQPGDRTDAAAVIESVLAEYGLNWDPLEADRDVLEVETAYHNTGGEFWIIAQSDKIVGTAGYYPVPRGNNAVEIRKMYLLPEVRGQGLGTFILKQLEDAIATRHFSEIWIETASVLTEAVQLYERNGYQPATGVETARCDRIYVKHLPA, from the coding sequence ATGAACCCACAGTATAAACAATTTCAAATTCGGTCCTGGCAACCGGGCGATCGCACCGATGCAGCAGCAGTCATTGAGTCAGTTTTAGCAGAATACGGCCTAAATTGGGACCCCCTGGAGGCCGATCGCGATGTTCTGGAAGTTGAAACAGCTTATCACAATACTGGAGGTGAATTCTGGATTATAGCACAATCTGATAAAATTGTGGGGACAGCCGGATACTATCCAGTTCCCCGTGGGAACAATGCCGTAGAAATTCGCAAAATGTACTTGTTACCCGAGGTGCGAGGTCAAGGTTTAGGAACATTTATCCTCAAACAACTCGAAGATGCGATCGCCACCCGCCATTTCTCGGAAATCTGGATAGAAACCGCCAGCGTTCTCACCGAAGCGGTGCAACTCTACGAACGCAACGGCTATCAACCCGCAACCGGCGTGGAAACCGCTAGGTGCGATCGCATCTATGTCAAGCACCTTCCAGCATAA
- a CDS encoding FeoC-like transcriptional regulator yields the protein MILTEIQTYLSQQGQASLGQLEQHFHVSSNALSPMLEKLIRKGRVQKIVSSNRCGSCGSCAPETLIIYYWVKGDCFSTEPLSPACPHSG from the coding sequence ATGATATTAACGGAAATTCAAACCTATTTATCTCAACAGGGTCAAGCCTCCCTGGGACAACTGGAACAGCATTTTCATGTTAGTTCTAATGCCTTGAGTCCCATGTTAGAGAAACTGATTCGGAAAGGGCGGGTGCAAAAGATAGTTTCCTCGAATCGTTGTGGCAGTTGTGGCAGTTGCGCCCCAGAGACCTTGATTATTTATTACTGGGTAAAAGGTGATTGCTTCTCCACTGAACCCCTCTCTCCCGCTTGTCCTCATTCGGGATAA
- a CDS encoding CobW family GTP-binding protein, which translates to MPVTIITGFLGSGKTTLLNQILKNKQDLKVAVLVNEFGDINIDSQLLVSLDQDMVELSNGCICCTINDGLFDAVYRILERQDKIDYWVIETTGIADPLPIILTFVGSELRDLTRLDSVLTLVDTSTFTPEHFDSEAALKQVAFGDIVLLNKTDLTPPEKIEELESYIRTVKVGARMLRSQYGEVPLPLILDVELTEPGAYQEYESAPEEHEHHEHHNHHDHEHHEHHEHEHEHHHHEHHHHHSDHLQNDGFISVSFQSDRPFAVKKFETFLTEKVSNSVFRAKGILWFAESEARHVFQLSGPRYDLNQEDWLEPPKNQLVLIGRNLDPDQLKAELTACLV; encoded by the coding sequence ATGCCCGTCACGATTATTACGGGCTTTTTGGGCAGTGGTAAAACTACTCTGCTGAATCAAATTCTCAAGAATAAGCAGGATTTAAAAGTGGCGGTTCTCGTCAATGAGTTTGGGGATATTAATATTGATTCCCAACTTTTGGTTTCCCTGGACCAGGATATGGTGGAGTTGAGCAATGGCTGTATTTGCTGCACGATTAATGATGGTTTGTTTGATGCTGTCTACCGCATCCTAGAACGGCAAGATAAAATTGATTATTGGGTGATAGAAACTACGGGCATTGCCGACCCTTTGCCGATTATCCTCACCTTTGTGGGAAGTGAGTTACGAGACCTGACTCGACTGGATTCGGTCTTAACCTTGGTGGATACTTCCACTTTTACCCCAGAGCATTTTGACAGTGAAGCGGCTTTAAAACAAGTCGCTTTTGGGGATATTGTGCTGTTAAACAAAACGGATTTAACTCCCCCTGAAAAAATTGAGGAATTAGAATCTTACATTCGCACAGTGAAAGTCGGGGCGAGAATGTTGCGATCGCAATATGGAGAAGTACCATTACCCTTGATTTTGGATGTGGAATTGACGGAACCAGGAGCCTATCAAGAGTATGAATCAGCGCCAGAGGAACATGAGCATCATGAGCATCATAACCATCATGACCATGAGCATCATGAACATCATGAGCATGAGCATGAACATCATCACCATGAGCATCATCACCATCATTCTGACCATTTACAAAATGATGGGTTTATCTCCGTCTCATTTCAGAGCGATCGCCCCTTTGCCGTCAAGAAATTTGAAACCTTTTTAACGGAAAAAGTCTCAAACTCTGTATTTCGAGCCAAAGGCATTTTATGGTTTGCAGAAAGTGAAGCCCGCCATGTCTTTCAACTGAGCGGCCCTCGCTACGATTTGAACCAAGAGGATTGGCTAGAACCTCCTAAAAATCAACTGGTTTTAATCGGACGCAATTTAGACCCAGACCAACTTAAAGCAGAGTTAACCGCTTGCTTGGTCTAA
- a CDS encoding GAF domain-containing sensor histidine kinase, which yields MKGSTQIFKINLRRLLVKPEVREILTPLLSAIQSQACTIWDSAGQILLGTPREEQVESYPIELSGEVLGWVRGGEEAESVGKLLGYLAKKEQEKKQLAHEALDKYREITLLYNISQKLTACLDIKEVAKVVLDEAQRLLKSSRGSIRLLNSSTGELETLAQFGQQGEEFAFLKVGEGIVGQVIASGMGEIVNEVSHDPRKAADEIPVKSLMAVPLRTNDRVIGAISVSTLEAHSYAAGDLKLLTMLASQAASALENAILHESQLEESRREALLFRLASQIRYSLDLETILETAVSEIRSLLDIDRCFFMWYRPHAALPAWEVVKEARTARCVSLLGYYCADDIGSLGEQLIGRETVRVDQVENARDSQMREFCVQGGLNSIVALPIQTRSGAIGAIAAGSCGIMRPWSDREVELLEAVANQLAIAIEHAEMYETSQTVALEAQTQAQQLQCTLEELQYTQTQLIQSEKMSGLGQMVAGIAHEVNNPVNFIHGNLEYAHQYSDALLSLIDLYQEHYPEPNPAILKRIEAIELDFIRSDFPSLLSSMLVGTERIHEIVQSLRNFSRLDEAQMKPVDIHEGIDSTLLILQHRLKSSSGAFPIEIVKEYNELPPIECYASSLNQVFMNILSNAIDAVEEGPDTVGKIEIRTELITGDWKRAIARRSLGTPNLEQGRDLSRGDRYKAFKSCPGITPHPSDVCAAIPGTIPRPSFVMIRIRDNGYGIPEDLQKQLFDPFFTTKPVGKGTGLGLSISYQIVVEKHGGQLLCFSEPGKGTEFAIIIPLKQPLEVQSEEVLNCLPSWVLSS from the coding sequence ATGAAAGGAAGCACTCAAATTTTTAAAATTAATCTCAGGCGGCTTTTGGTGAAGCCGGAGGTTAGAGAGATTTTGACCCCACTGTTGAGCGCGATTCAATCTCAAGCCTGCACGATCTGGGATTCAGCAGGGCAGATCCTCCTGGGCACCCCCAGGGAGGAACAAGTAGAAAGCTATCCGATTGAGCTATCTGGGGAAGTCTTGGGCTGGGTGCGAGGAGGGGAGGAAGCCGAATCAGTCGGGAAGTTACTGGGGTATTTGGCGAAAAAAGAGCAAGAGAAAAAGCAACTGGCTCATGAAGCGTTAGATAAATATCGAGAAATTACCCTGCTGTACAATATTTCTCAAAAATTAACCGCTTGCTTGGATATCAAGGAAGTGGCTAAAGTCGTGCTGGATGAAGCCCAGAGGCTGCTCAAGTCCAGTAGGGGATCGATCCGATTACTCAATTCGAGTACGGGAGAACTGGAAACCTTGGCCCAGTTTGGACAACAGGGAGAGGAATTCGCCTTCCTCAAGGTAGGAGAGGGGATTGTCGGTCAAGTGATTGCCTCGGGAATGGGAGAAATTGTGAACGAAGTTAGTCACGACCCCAGAAAAGCTGCGGATGAAATCCCGGTAAAATCCCTGATGGCGGTTCCCCTAAGGACGAATGATCGCGTCATTGGGGCAATTTCGGTAAGTACCTTGGAAGCTCATAGTTATGCTGCTGGGGATTTGAAATTGTTAACCATGCTGGCGTCTCAAGCTGCCTCAGCCCTAGAAAATGCCATCCTCCACGAATCGCAGTTAGAAGAAAGTCGCCGGGAGGCATTATTGTTCCGGTTAGCGAGTCAGATTCGGTACTCCCTAGATTTAGAGACGATTTTAGAGACGGCAGTGAGCGAGATCCGGAGTCTTCTGGATATCGATCGCTGCTTTTTTATGTGGTATCGTCCCCATGCCGCACTTCCAGCCTGGGAAGTGGTCAAAGAAGCCCGCACGGCAAGATGTGTGAGTTTGTTGGGGTACTATTGTGCTGACGACATTGGTTCTTTGGGGGAACAGTTGATTGGCCGAGAAACGGTCAGAGTTGATCAAGTGGAGAATGCCAGAGATTCTCAAATGCGCGAGTTTTGTGTGCAGGGAGGATTGAATTCGATTGTGGCTTTACCGATCCAGACGCGATCGGGAGCAATCGGGGCGATCGCCGCCGGGAGTTGTGGCATCATGCGACCTTGGAGCGATCGCGAGGTGGAACTGTTGGAGGCGGTGGCGAATCAACTGGCGATCGCGATCGAACACGCTGAAATGTATGAAACCAGTCAGACGGTTGCCCTAGAAGCTCAAACCCAAGCCCAACAACTCCAATGCACCCTGGAAGAACTGCAATATACTCAAACCCAATTGATTCAAAGTGAAAAAATGTCCGGTCTTGGGCAGATGGTAGCGGGGATTGCCCATGAGGTGAATAACCCGGTTAACTTTATTCATGGCAATCTGGAATATGCCCACCAATATAGCGACGCTTTACTCAGTTTGATTGATTTGTATCAAGAGCATTACCCGGAGCCTAACCCAGCCATTCTCAAACGAATCGAAGCGATCGAACTCGACTTTATCCGGTCAGATTTTCCCAGTTTGCTCTCTTCAATGCTGGTGGGAACCGAACGGATTCACGAAATTGTGCAGAGTCTGCGAAATTTTTCTCGACTTGATGAAGCGCAGATGAAACCTGTAGATATTCATGAAGGGATTGACAGTACCCTATTGATTTTACAACATCGCTTAAAGTCTAGCTCGGGAGCATTTCCCATCGAAATTGTCAAAGAGTATAATGAGCTGCCCCCGATAGAATGCTATGCGTCTTCTCTTAATCAAGTGTTTATGAATATCCTCAGTAATGCGATCGATGCGGTGGAAGAAGGGCCGGACACAGTGGGGAAAATAGAGATTAGGACCGAACTGATCACAGGAGACTGGAAACGGGCGATCGCCCGCAGGAGCCTGGGAACGCCAAATCTGGAGCAAGGCAGGGATTTATCTCGGGGCGATCGCTACAAGGCTTTCAAATCCTGCCCTGGCATCACCCCCCACCCCTCCGATGTTTGTGCAGCGATACCGGGAACAATCCCCCGTCCCTCCTTCGTGATGATTCGGATTCGGGATAATGGGTACGGCATCCCAGAAGACTTACAAAAGCAACTCTTTGACCCATTCTTTACCACCAAACCTGTGGGTAAAGGGACTGGACTGGGATTGTCGATTAGTTACCAGATCGTTGTCGAAAAGCATGGGGGACAGCTGCTCTGTTTTTCAGAACCCGGAAAAGGCACAGAATTCGCCATCATCATTCCCCTCAAACAACCCCTCGAAGTCCAGAGTGAGGAAGTTCTAAACTGTTTGCCGAGTTGGGTACTCAGTTCATAG
- a CDS encoding DUF1815 family protein, whose protein sequence is MFIRLAEQHRQFVKDLVMNLQALAIVLERRGYLASCYTCGGQMNSASFMVSLGEDHLIRFLVSDYGITWTEMRDDRELMKLEGAEAIAQLQELANLVKCQMKAIPDQPDLAVEDVNEQLV, encoded by the coding sequence GTGTTTATCAGACTCGCCGAACAGCACCGTCAATTTGTCAAGGATCTGGTCATGAACCTACAGGCCCTAGCGATCGTGCTAGAGCGTCGGGGTTACCTGGCATCTTGCTATACCTGCGGGGGCCAAATGAATAGCGCCTCCTTTATGGTGAGCCTAGGAGAAGATCACTTGATTCGGTTTTTGGTGTCGGATTATGGGATTACCTGGACAGAAATGCGCGACGATCGCGAATTAATGAAATTAGAGGGCGCAGAAGCGATCGCCCAGCTTCAGGAACTCGCCAACCTGGTCAAATGTCAGATGAAAGCTATTCCAGACCAGCCCGATCTGGCAGTGGAAGACGTCAATGAGCAACTCGTGTAG
- a CDS encoding FeoA family protein, producing MKGLGMLHKAQGYRNPKDTWFSYFGGATQPHRTEEISPPCNPQDGTGDSPLSLAQAGDRLRVTQITGGSSLKTYLEEMGVRQGTEFLVIDRSGSGSAIVMMADCQIGLGAGMTGNILCVDSTQGYRERQNLPKKGLKTRLREIAIGAKGRIIGYESTNRSYKRRLLSMGLTPGTEFKIIRHAPLGDPTEIKVRGFSLTLRKDEADALCIEKVDR from the coding sequence ATGAAAGGACTCGGGATGTTGCACAAGGCACAGGGATATCGGAATCCAAAGGATACCTGGTTTAGTTATTTTGGGGGCGCGACTCAACCCCACCGAACCGAGGAGATTTCCCCACCTTGCAATCCCCAAGATGGAACGGGGGATAGTCCTTTATCCCTTGCCCAAGCGGGCGATCGCCTGCGAGTCACGCAAATTACTGGGGGGAGTTCCCTGAAAACCTATCTGGAAGAAATGGGAGTGAGACAGGGGACAGAATTCCTCGTCATCGATCGCAGTGGCAGTGGATCAGCGATTGTCATGATGGCCGATTGCCAGATTGGGCTAGGGGCTGGGATGACCGGAAATATCCTTTGTGTGGATTCAACCCAGGGTTACCGAGAGCGCCAGAACCTGCCCAAAAAAGGGTTAAAAACCCGGTTGCGCGAGATTGCGATCGGTGCCAAAGGGCGAATTATCGGCTATGAATCCACAAATCGCAGCTATAAGCGCCGACTGCTTTCGATGGGATTAACCCCAGGAACCGAGTTTAAAATTATTCGCCACGCACCCCTAGGCGACCCCACGGAAATCAAGGTACGCGGATTTAGCCTGACCCTGCGGAAAGACGAAGCCGATGCACTCTGTATAGAAAAGGTAGACCGATGA
- a CDS encoding alpha/beta fold hydrolase, translating into MTNLTEIGGTVQEYLWKYDNQAIAVAYETRGQGMPLLLLPAFSTVSSRDEMRGMAERLCDRFEVVALDWPGFGDSDRPGVQYGPEFYHLFLADFVSSVFPGPVAIVAAGHGAGYAMKLAKTHPERVSKVVLVAPTWLGPLRIMGVPEPVRDFVRETVRTPGIGEFLYDLNTHPAFLEFMYKQHVFVDPAKLTPEFIAQKRDSTQHPGGRFAPVAFVTGTLDPAGDRQEILAQFQPLLVPVKVIIGTLAPSGSQSVMEAVAQLPGVESARVAGSLGMHEEFPTAVVEAVGDFL; encoded by the coding sequence ATGACAAATCTAACTGAAATTGGCGGAACGGTACAAGAGTATCTGTGGAAGTATGACAACCAGGCGATCGCCGTTGCTTATGAAACCCGAGGACAGGGGATGCCTCTGTTATTACTGCCCGCTTTCAGTACCGTGTCCAGTCGCGATGAGATGCGGGGGATGGCGGAACGGTTGTGCGATCGCTTTGAAGTCGTGGCACTCGATTGGCCCGGATTTGGAGACTCGGACCGCCCGGGGGTACAGTATGGACCAGAATTTTACCATCTGTTTCTGGCGGATTTCGTGAGTTCTGTCTTCCCGGGACCCGTCGCCATTGTGGCAGCAGGACATGGGGCCGGATATGCTATGAAGTTGGCAAAAACCCACCCCGAACGGGTTTCTAAGGTAGTGTTAGTAGCTCCCACTTGGCTGGGACCCCTGCGGATTATGGGGGTGCCGGAACCTGTAAGGGATTTTGTGAGAGAAACTGTGCGGACTCCGGGAATTGGTGAGTTTCTTTACGATTTGAATACTCACCCGGCATTTTTGGAATTTATGTATAAACAGCACGTTTTTGTGGATCCGGCCAAGTTGACCCCGGAATTCATTGCTCAAAAGCGCGACAGCACCCAACACCCTGGCGGCAGATTTGCCCCGGTTGCCTTTGTCACGGGGACTCTGGACCCGGCAGGCGATCGCCAGGAAATATTAGCCCAATTTCAGCCCTTACTTGTGCCGGTGAAGGTGATTATTGGCACCTTGGCCCCCTCGGGTTCCCAGTCGGTGATGGAGGCAGTCGCCCAATTGCCTGGGGTGGAATCGGCGCGGGTGGCCGGTTCTCTGGGAATGCATGAAGAATTTCCGACTGCGGTTGTTGAGGCAGTCGGTGACTTTTTATAA